The Pyrus communis chromosome 2, drPyrComm1.1, whole genome shotgun sequence genome includes a window with the following:
- the LOC137726905 gene encoding uncharacterized protein, translated as MLPTTSRGRSSSSASRTNPMFIQYLRRIIKWQQMDIEYTFWQMLHLCTSPKVVYQHTKYHKQTKNQWARDDPAFVVICSLLLAVATLAYCAAYDHSAAHAVFVVISVLLFHFLFLGMLLATFCWFLTNSYLREEAPNSHVVEQRVEWLYAFDVHCNSFFPMFVLVYVIHYFLSPILVAHGFIPVLLSNLIFMVATSYYHYLNFLGYDVLPFLERTTFFLYPISVVIVLSPILILSGFNPSRYFMNMYFSQRVWI; from the exons atgttgCCCACAACGTCGAGAGGGCGGTCGTCGTCCTCTGCATCTCGGACGAACCCCATGTTCATTCAGTACCTTCGGCGAATAATCAAg TGGCAACAAATGGATATTGAATATACATTTTGGCAAATGCTTCACCTATGCACCTCACCGAAAGTTGT CTATCAGCACACTAAGTATCACAAGC AAACTAAGAATCAATGGGCACGTGACGACCCTGCTTTTGTTGTAATCTGCAGCCTTCTACTTGCTGTTGCAACTCTGGCATATTGTGCTGC GTACGACCATAGTGCTGCACATGCTGTTTTTGTAGTTATTTCTGTtttgctttttcattttttgttcctCGGGATGCTTCTGGCTACATTTTGTTG GTTTTTAACTAATTCTTACCTTCGTGAAGAGGCTCCGAATAGCCATGTTGTTGAGCAGCGTGTTGAATG GCTGTACGCATTTGATGTCCACTGCAACTCTTTCTTCCCGATGTTTGTTCTGGTTTATG TGATCCATTATTTTCTATCACCAATTTTGGTAGCTCATGGCTTCATTCCGGTATTGCTATCAAATTTGATATTCATGGTGGCCACTTCATACTATCATTATCTCAACTTCTTAGGTTATGATG TACTGCCCTTTCTGGAGAGGACCACTTTCTTCCTATATCCAATCAGTGTCGTCATTGTCCTCTCTCCGATCT TGATTTTGAGTGGCTTCAATCCTTCAAGATATTTTATGAACATGTACTTTAGTCAACGAGTATGGATTTAA